Proteins encoded by one window of Pristiophorus japonicus isolate sPriJap1 chromosome 17, sPriJap1.hap1, whole genome shotgun sequence:
- the dtwd1 gene encoding tRNA-uridine aminocarboxypropyltransferase 1 isoform X3, whose amino-acid sequence MFYCYSCFLLVDGVNSDEIPRVKLPLKIDIIKHPNETDGKSTAVHAKLLARDDVNIYTYPCMPEYEDEKHEIVVVFPGPKSVSLEDLPYHLSNIANKKSVLAKPLKNVHGRHESITWEGSEPKRVKHDHKDQCNLDAENPTEEQDAGEMEAAVTPLKRVIFIDSTWNQTNKIITDERLQELLHVELRTQKTRFWRYQKGKPDTYLATIEAIYYFLVDYHRLLLKENYNGEYDNLFFFYSFMYRLINKAKHAAGKLS is encoded by the exons CTCCCTCTGAAGATTGATATTATCAAACATCCCAATGAGACTGATGGCAAAAGTACTGCTGTACATGCAAAACTGTTGGCCCGAGATGATGTTAATATTTACACATACCCTTGCATGCCAGAGTATGAGGATGAAAAACATGAA ATTGTAGTGGTGTTCCCTGGCCCAAAGTCAGTTTCTCTTGAAGACCTTCCATACCACTTATCTAACATTGCTAATAAGAAATCCGTTCTTGCAAAACCTTTGAAGAATGTTCACGGCCGTCATGAGAGCATTACATGGGAAGGATCAGAACCTAAACGTGTAAAACATGACCATAAAGACCAGTGCAATTTGGATGCTGAAAATCCAACAGAAGAGCAGGATGCTGGCGAGATGGAGGCAGCAGTGACCCCATTAAAAAGAGTGATATTTATTGACAGCACCTGGAATCAAACCAACAAAATAATTACCGACGAACGTCTTCAAG AATTACTTCATGTCGAACTAAGAACACAAAAGACACGATTTTGGCGTTATCAGAAAGGAAAGCCAGACACATATCTCGCTACAATTGAGGCCATTTACTATTTTCTAGTTGATTACCATAGATTGCTTTTAAAAGAAAACTACAATGGGGAATATGACAATTTGTTTTTTTTCTATTCATTCATGTACAGACTAATCAATAAAGCTAAACATGCAGCCGGCAAACTGAGCTGA